The following proteins are co-located in the Paralichthys olivaceus isolate ysfri-2021 chromosome 2, ASM2471397v2, whole genome shotgun sequence genome:
- the g0s2 gene encoding G0/G1 switch protein 2: METMQELIPFAREMLSQKPRRGLLKIYLLGSLFAVLGTIIGLVETVCQPFSSGHWMDAEKDLVLAWEQRTVEAETQNNVGGQEDAEEEEEEEEAEEELAYKNGAMTLNMTLSKTHKLSHRSMATRLHAS; encoded by the coding sequence ATGGAAACCATGCAGGAGCTTATCCCCTTTGCCAGAGAGATGTTGAGTCAAAAACCCAGACGGGGTCTGTTGAAGATCTATCTGCTGGGCTCTCTGTTTGCTGTACTGGGGACAATCATCGGGTTGGTTGAAACTGTGTGTCAACCCTTCTCCTCTGGTCACTGGATGGATGCAGAAAAGGACCTTGTGTTGGCCTGGGAGCAAAGAACTGTTGAGGCTGAGACGCAGAACAATGTGGGAGGCCAGGAAgatgcggaggaggaggaggaggaagaggaggcggaggaggagctGGCTTATAAAAATGGGGCCATGACCCTGAACATGACCCTCTCTAAGACTCATAAACTCAGCCACCGAAGCATGGCCACCCGGCTGCATGCTTCTTAA